The Glycine soja cultivar W05 chromosome 8, ASM419377v2, whole genome shotgun sequence genome has a window encoding:
- the LOC114424078 gene encoding protein SUPPRESSOR OF K(+) TRANSPORT GROWTH DEFECT 1-like, whose amino-acid sequence MVAGVGHNDQKVLILAATNTPYALDQAIRGHFDKHIYIPLPDLKARQHMFKAWVHLGDTPHNLAESDFEHLAHKTKGFSGSDISVCVKDVLFESVHKTQDAMFFFKNPEDMWIPCGPKQ is encoded by the exons ATGGTTGCG GGTGTAGGACACAATGATCAGAAAGTTCTTATTCTAGCAGCTACAAATACACCTTATGCTCTAGACCAG GCAATAAGGGGGCATTTCGATAAGCATATATACATACCCCTACCTGATTTAAAGGCTCGCCAACACATGTTCAAGGCATGG GTGCACCTAGGAGATACTCCCCATAACTTGGCTGaaagtgattttgaacatttggCTCACAAGACAAAGGGGTTTTCAGGTTCAGATATATCTGTCTGT GTGAAggatgttttatttgaatctgTTCACAAAACCCAAGATGCCATGTTTTTCTTTAAGAATCCTGAGGATATGTGGATCCCATGTGGACCAAAGCAATAG
- the LOC114424079 gene encoding uncharacterized protein LOC114424079, which produces MIRDLGQEGFLEAHAPYYEDLETDSKLPLYLGCTTFTRLSAVLALVNLKARFGWSDKSLTELLVLLKNMLPNDNKLPNSHYEAKKILCPVGLEYKKIHACRNDCVLYRKEFAKLRNCPTCGVSRYKQNDGEYIDDVATSNPRPAKVCWHLPIIPRFKRLFAIAHDASNLKWHAADRINDGFLRHSADSPQWKTIDHLYPEFGAEPRNLRLGLASDGMNPFGNLSTNHSSWLVLLMIYNLPPSLCMKRKYIMLSMMISGPRQPGNDIDVYFTPLIEDMRKLWVDGVDVYDANQGETFRLHAMIFCTINDFPAYGNLSGYSVKGHQACPICEQNTSFIQLKHGKKTVYTRHRRFLKHYHPYRRLKKAFNGSQETEEPSESLAPHEVYDRVKDIVTVFVAVRGILPEKVRVAISRLCFFFNAICRKVIDPKQLDDLENEAAMILCQLEMYFPPSFFDIMVHLIVHLVREIQLCGPVFL; this is translated from the exons ATGATACGTGATCTTGGGCAAGAGGGATTTTTGGAAGCTCATGCACCCTATTATGAAGATTTGGAAACAGATTCCAAGTTACCATTGTACTTGGGGTGCACAACCTTCACTCGGTTATCTGCAGTGCTAGCTTTGGTCAACTTGAAGGCtagatttgggtggagtgacaaaagtctGACTGAGTTGCTTGTCTTATTGAAGAATATGCTTCCCAATGATAACAAGTTACCAAATAGTCACTACGAGGCTAAGAAGATATTATGTCCTGTGGGTCTGGAGTAcaagaagattcatgcttgccgtAATGATTGTGTGTTGTACAGAAAAGAGTTTGCCAAATTGCGGAATTGCCCAACATGTGGGGTATCACGATACAAACAAAATGACGGGGAATACATTGATGATGTAGCCACGTCCAACCCTCGTCCAGCAAAGGTTTGTTGGCACCTTCCAATtataccaaggtttaagcgattgTTTGCTATTGCACACGATGCTTCTAACCTTAAATGGCATGCAGCTGACAGAATAAATGATGGGTTTCTCCGACATTCAGCTGATTCTCCACAGTGGAAGACAATTGATCACTTGTATCCTGAATTTGGAGCCGAACCAAGAAACCTTCGACTTGGTCTTGCTTCGGATGGCATGAATCCATTTGGTAACTTGTCCACTAATCACAGTTCATGGCTTGTGTTGTTAATGATTTACAACCTTCCTCCTTCGTTATGCATGAAGCGCAAATACattatgttgtctatgatgatatcgggtccaagacagccaggaaacgATATTGATGTGTACTTTACTCCTTTGATTGAAGACATGCGCAAGTTGTGGGTAGACGGGGTTGATGTGTATGATGCAAATCAGGGTGAGACTTTCAGGTTGCATGCGATGATATTTTGCACCATCAATGACTTTCCAGCttatgggaatttgagtggatatagTGTGAAAGGTCACCAGGCTTGTCCAATTTGTGAGCAAAACACAAGTTTCATCCAACTTAAACATGGGAAGAAGACAGTTTATACACGACATCGTaggtttttaaaacattatcaCCCCTATCGACGATTGAAGAAAGCATTTAATGGTAGCCAAGAGACTGAAGAACCCTCAGAATCATTAGCTCCCCATGAAGTGTATGATCGGGTGAAAGACATAGTAACTGTTTTTG TGGCTGTGCGTGGTATATTGCCTGAAAAGGTAAGGGTTGCGATCAGCCGCTTGTGCTTTTTCTTTAATGCAATCTGTCGTAAGGTCATTGACCCAAAACAATTGGATGATTTGGAGAACGAGGCAGCCATGATCCTATGTCAATTAGAAATGTACTTTCCTCCATCgttttttgacatcatggttcacttaattgtccATCTTGTACGCGAGATTCAGTTGTGTGGGCCCGTGTTTTTATGA